From a region of the Mercurialis annua linkage group LG1-X, ddMerAnnu1.2, whole genome shotgun sequence genome:
- the LOC126676072 gene encoding putative F-box only protein 15, translating into MGQTISKSSKFVESKEKRTPVDELPPEIVQNILLRLPAPSLINCKFVCKEWFFTITDPKFVRNHLDRVSTVDYDDTDGFKTLIEQRILFPVRNRYEFSRERDLVEQIVPASYCDGLLLLYAVYKHFLILWNPTTNQVNSIPPHNQEKENQFSQLDLFGLGYDPIHQNYKIFRVGGGFSNNRALVQVYSVAARLWKTIVKHGEYFPYHRYPLYWPWGCGHFTATINKRPHQLVSHSDTYRVAALYFDAVEDSYGEINLPSPLDLTQSFHY; encoded by the coding sequence ATGGGTCAAACAATAAGTAAAAGTTCAAAATTTGTGGAATCAAAGGAAAAAAGAACACCGGTTGACGAATTACCTCCAGAAATTGTGCAGAATATCCTCCTCAGATTACCTGCTCCATCCCTTATCAACTGCAAATTTGTATGCAAGGAATGGTTTTTCACAATCACTGATCCTAAATTCGTTCGGAACCATCTCGACCGTGTTTCCACCGTAGATTACGACGACACCGATGGCTTTAAGACCCTCATCGAGCAAAGGATTTTGTTTCCTGTCCGCAATCGTTATGAGTTCAGTCGAGAACGTGATTTAGTCGAGCAAATTGTCCCAGCAAGTTATTGTGACGGGCTTCTGTTATTATATGCAGTATATAaacattttttgattttatggaATCCAACTACGAACCAAGTCAACTCGATTCCTCCACATAATCAGGAAAAGGAAAATCAGTTCTCTCAGTTAGATTTGTTTGGACTCGGTTATGACCCTATCcaccaaaattacaaaatttttaGAGTTGGAGGTGGTTTTTCTAATAATAGGGCTTTGGTGCAAGTATATTCTGTGGCAGCTAGATTATGGAAAACTATTGTAAAGCATGGAGAATATTTCCCATATCATAGATATCCACTATACTGGCCCTGGGGTTGTGGTCACTTTACAGCGACTATAAACAAACGTCCTCACCAGCTCGTTTCTCACTCGGATACGTACCGAGTTGCAGCATTATACTTCGACGCAGTAGAAGATAGCTACGGGGAGATAAATCTGCCTTCGCCCCTTGATTTGACTCAATCTTTCCATTactga